A portion of the Fulvia fulva chromosome 1, complete sequence genome contains these proteins:
- a CDS encoding GrpE, mitochondrial, with product MLQQRLLRSLQQATRQPQLLRASNIHSTPFCAATSKLAPATSHQLLGRRWYSEATKESEKTEEQMLKENSGEQNAKDDKSAAKEDPVQKELEAKKREVIDVTDRLKRQVAEYRNLQEQTKREVAAAKDFALQKFAKDLLDSVDNLDRALENVPQEKLTDENKDLVNLHSGLKMTETILMNTLKKHGMERIDPSAENEPFDPNKHEAMFQAPQPGKKDGTVFYTQQKGFVYNNRVLRAAKVGVVKNS from the exons ATGCTTCAACAACGACTACTACGATCTCTGCAGCAGGCCACACGGCAGCCGCAGCTTCTGCGCGCCTCGAACATCCACAGCACACCCTTTTGCGCCGCCACGTCAAAACTTGCGCCAGCCACATCACATCAACTGCTAGGGCGAAGATGGTATTCGGAAGCTACAAAGGAGTCTGAGAAAACAGAAGAGCAAATGCTAAAGGAGAATTCTGGCGAACAGAATGCTAAGGACGACAAGAGTGCCGCGAAGGAGGACCCAGTGCAGAAAGAGCTCGAGGCCAAGAAGAGAGAGGTCATCGATGTGACAGATCGCTTGAAGCGACAAGTGGCCGAGTACAGGAACCTCCAAGAACAGACGAAGCGCGAAGTCGCTGCTGCGAAAGACTTTGCGTTGCAGAAGTTCGCCAAAGATCTGCTGGACAGCGTCGACAACCTTGACCGTGCTCTTGAGAATGTGCCCCAAGAGAAGCTCACAGATGAGAACAAGGATCTTGTGAACCTGCACAGTGGGCTGAAGATGACTGAGACGATCTTGATGAACACTCTCAAGAAGCACGGTATGGAGCGGATAGACCCCAGTGCCGAGAACGAGCCTTTCGACCCCAACAAGCACGAGGCAATGTTTCAGGCGCCCCAGCCAGGCAAGAAGGATGGTACCGTCTTCTATACTCAGCAAAAAGGATTCGTGTACAATAACCGCGTACTCAGG GCGGCCAAGGTTGGCGTTGTTAAGAACTCATGA